The genomic interval cttaaaaaatccAGATTTTGAGTTACTTAAAGAAGTCAAGAGATTAGGTGACGCCACGCGCTCGCCACCGCTGTGACGGCAATTAGCCGGAGGCCCCTTGGGTCAAGGCTTGTTTCACCCAAGTTACCGCAGCCCTGCAGCCTCTGCTGTCCTCCAGCGGCGAGGCCACGTGTGTTTGTTGTTTATTCTTGGACAGGAGCTGCTGATTTCTTACCCCTGCCTGTTCCCCACGTTTGTGTCACCTGCATGGCCTCTGTTGGGATTTGAATCTGTCTGTATTAGGGCTCTCTAGAGAACCAGCAGGAGCTATACCCGTACGTATATCCGTATGTGCTATAGATAGATGTCCATGTATAGAGGTAGATGCCGTCTATGTCACGTGCGCCGGAGGCCCAGGGAAGCCGGGGGCGCAGTTCAGCCCCAGCACCAGGGCCAGGGAGCCCGGGGCGCCGATGGTGTGAGTCCCCACCCAAGGCGGGAGATGAGAGGAGGGGTCCCAGCtcaagagggaggcagaaaaagGCAAGCTGCGTCTCCTCCCACCTTCTGTTTTGCATGACGCCTATCACTTTCTCTGGGGAGCCCCCCCCATTCAAATCCTAATCTCATCTGCAAACACCCTCGTGGACACACCCAGAAGCAAGGTGTAAAACGGCCCAGTCCACACGACGTGTAAAATTTACCGTCACGGCGatctttgatggagaaattaactCTGTGGTACGATGATTTACAATGAGAAATATGTGTTTGGTCTTCAGCCCTGTTTCTGgcccagagctcctaaaacccgtggaatttcctaagtgatgagagagaTGAGGTGTTTTGCTATTCGTAACAAGCCCCTTTCTGCCACACCTGAATTTATGTTTCCGAATTTGGGGCCTCACCTGAGATGGGGCTGGTCACCCGGGGACCCAACCTTGTGATTGGAGAGTTGAACTTTCAGTTTCCCACCCgcgacctccagggaggggagaggggctggaggttgaatcaatcactgATGGCCCATGATTTCATCCATTTCGCCTGTGTAAGGAAGgctccagaaaaaaacaaaaggaaggggATGCGGAGAGCTTCTGGGCTGGTGAAGCCCTGCAGATCCGGGGTGAGCGGCACACTGCAGAGGGAGCCCGAGTccttccccaggcctggccctgcgCACCTCTTCCATCGGGCTGTTCTTGAGTTATGTCATTTCATGATAAGCCAGTgatttaagtaaaatgtttctccgAGTTCTCTGAGCTGCTCTAGCAAGTTAATTGAACccgaggagggggtcatgggaaccctcCATGTGTAGCCggtgggtcagaagcacaggtgccAACCTGACTTGCAATGGGCATCTGACGGCACTCTGGCAGGCCTGAGCACTTGAGCTGCGGGATCTCCTGGTAGATGGTGTCAGATGTGTCAACTGCCTGGTGGTGTTGGGGAAAAAAGCACATTGGAACgcccggcccagcccagccccactccTGCCACAGCTCCGGAAGGACTGCATGCTACCATTGGCCCTTCAGAGTCCACAGTGAGGCCTTTCAGCCTATCAGGTGCTGGGAGAGCAGCAGCTAGGCTGGTGGGGTTTCCCCCCAAATGCAAATATGACAAGTGCGCGTGTGTCCTCCGCTTCTCCTCCCCCGGCTGCCCCAAGCCCTCTCTACACCCACCTGCtcggagggcagggcctgggttaCTGAGGGTGAACGCGCAGTGTCTGCGGTGCTCCTAATGCCCGGAATCGCTCTAGAATGTGCCTTTCTGTCTGTGCCTGAGACATCACCGAACCACCACCGGCAGTCAAGCCCAGGGAATGAGCTGCCCCTCTGCTCCTGCCTGCTTGTTGCAGGGTGGTTGGGAGGGCAAGGAGAGTCCTTGGCAAACGTTTAACAGGGCTcatttcacccatttaaaaatgtttttaaaaatactgtcagcctgggcttccctggtggcacagtggttgagagtccgcctgccgatgcaggagacgcgggttcgtgccccggtccggggggatcccacatgccgcggagcggctgggcccgtgagccatggccgctgagcctgcgcgtccggagcctgtgctctgcagcgggagggaccgcaacggtgagaggcccgcctaccgcaaaaagaaaaaattgtcagTCATTCTTGAAAGGTGAAAAATCAAGCAGTGAAAACATGCATATTGCCACCAAAGGTttttcatgaaaacattttttctttattgtggtaaaaaacatatAGAGTTTACCATCTTAAGCATGTTTAAGTGTACAGCCAGTGGTCTTAAgcacattcacgttgttgtgcaaccatcaacacCCAtcgtctccagaactttttcatcttctcaaactgCATCTGTGCCTTCATTACACAGACCTGCCCACACTGGCCCTTccgcctccccagcccctggcaccgaccaccccactttctgtctctaggaatcTTTCTGTCTTTAGGGACTCACGTGAGTGGAATCATGTACTGCAGTGTTTGTTCTTTCATGACTGACGCTGACGTACTTCACTTCGCATAATGTTCTCAGTGTTCACCCATGTTGTCCCATGTGtcaacatttccttctttttttttaagactgaataatactcTGTTGAGTCcataaatcacatttttatttatccatgcAGCCATCAGTGGGCAGTGAGGATGCCGCCGCCTGTggtgagtagtgctgctgtgaacatgggtgtgcaaatatctgtcCCGGTCTccgctttcaattcttttgggttcATACCCAGAGgcggggttgctgggtcatattgaaACCACACAACTGAGATGGGAttcgaacccagccaaaacccagattgggactcaAAGCCTcgggctgggactcaaacccatggTCTTTTAAGTAAGATGGTACACCTGTTCTCAGGACTTGGTGacgctcaggttctttatgtctcagtgcaGGAGGAATTCAGTGAGAgccaaagtgataggtaagaagtggatttatttagagagctacacattccatagacagaatgcagACTGTCTCAAAAGGTGAGAGCGGCCCTGGGAgaaacactccacagacagacGGTGGGCCAGCTCGGAAGGCGAGAGGCCCGGAAATATTGGGTGGTTAGTTtctatgggctgggtaatttcataggctaatgagtgggaaggTTATTCCAACTACCTTGGAGCAGGgggagggatttccaggaattcgACCCCTGCCTGCTtcttggccttttatggtcagcctcggAATTGTCCTGGcccctgtgggtgtgtcatttaacTGATGCATTTACAGTGAGCATGTAATGAGGCTCAACGTCCACTGGAAGTTAGATCTTCTGTCATCTTGGACCTAATGGGTTCTCACCAGTTTTTGTCGTATCCACAagcttttaaaggttgtgccctgcgctcttccctcctgtttcaagatggtaattctatgtttaggtttttgaggaactgctacactgttttccacagtggggaaaacatatttaatgataaaaattaaagacactcaCGatctaaaacaaaatgaagacgTGTCAAAGGCAGTGAAGTGTAGAGTGAAAGAGCCCTTTCCCACCTCGGTTCAGAGCAGTCAGGGTGCTAGCAGTGTCTGTGTCTTTCCAGAAACTTCCCCAGGATATGCAGGCACGTGAACATGCCTACAGTTTCCCCCCTAAATAAATGGGGTCCTCCCCAACAAGGTTCTGCATGGACTTCTAACAATATACGTTTCATGGAGACATACAGAACATAAaagtcaccattttaaagtataagcGTTGGTGTTTTTTGTAGCCTCACGGTGTTGTGTACtcatcaccactaattccagtACGTTCCATCACCCCGAAGAGAATCCCTTAGCTCTTAGCAGTTAGTCCTAATTTCCCGCCctccatcccctggcaaccactaatctaccttctgCCTCTACGGacttacctattctggacatttcacatgaaCGGTATCGCACAATATGTGATCTGTTGGGTCTGGCTTTTTTCCCTTAGCATGTTTTCAACGTTCATCCATATTTTagcgtgtatcagtacttcattcctttttatggctaaataatattcctttcTATGGAAAGGCCGTATTTTGTTCACccctttgtctgttgatggacacttgactgtttccatttttttttttaatgtagcattatgctactgtgaacattcacatacaagtttttgtgtggatgggttttcatttctcttggatatatgcctaggagcggaattgctgggtcataaggaaATTCTATCCTTGGCTTTTTGAGGAGTTGCCGAGCTTtcttccacagtggcttcaccattttacattcccaccagaaatatatgagggttccaatttttccacaccctcaccaacacttgttattgtccatttaaaaaattatagccatcctagtaagtgtgagtggtatctcactgtggttctgaattgcatttccctgatgagtaatGTATGATACTGAGTTTTGTTTCATGGGCATATTGGctaattgtatttcttctttggaaaaatgtctattaagatcccttgtgtatttttaaattgcattgtcTGTTTGTGATTAAGTTACAAGTTGTAAAAAGTACATTCTGGATAGTAGATCCCCATCAGATCTATGATctgaaaattttctcccattttgtgggttgtcttttcactttcttgtttGTGTTCTTTGACTCAAAAGagtatttaattttgttgaagCCCAACTGGTTTCTTTTCATTGGTTGTGCTTCCGGTTTCACAGGTAAGAAACCACCGCGTGATCCAAGGTCACAGATGTAGTAGTTTTATAGTTATAGCTCTTACATTAGGCTTcggatccattttgagtttgtttttgtgtctggTACGAGGCGGAGGTCCAAACCCATTCTGGTGTATGTGGATAACCAGTTGTCCCaggaccatttattgaaaagattgtttccttcattgaatggtcttggagCAATTTATTTTTGGCACAAATTCTTACATATAAATGTTTCCTGTTCTTTTCAATATTATTGAtgtaccttattttatttatttattggccgtgTGGAGAGACCTAAGTTCCCCAACCGGCATTgcaagcgtggagtcctaacctctggaccaccagggaactcctaaagtaccttatttcttcttttttaaaaataaatttatatatggctgcgttgggtcttcgttgctgcacgcgggcttttctctaattgcggcgagcgggggctatgttgtggtgcgcgggcttctcattgccgtggcttctcattggggagcaccggctctaggtgtgtggcctCCAGTAGTTGCgacatgcgggcttagttgcggcaggtgcgatcttcctggaccagggatcgaatccgtgacccccgcgttggcaggcggattcttaaccactgcgccagggaagtcccccgaagTACCGTATTTCTGAAGAACTTTTAATAATACAGCATTCCTCAATTTAACACACATTTACTGAGCGTCTCCACTGCTAGCATCTGGGCACACAGCTGTGAATGACTCGACAGGGTCACCGTCCTCACGGAGGCTTCACTGGAACAGGGACGAACGGAACAACTGCAGTTGAGACTTGTctgaggggcggggggagggcacTCGGAGCGAGCCCCCCAGGCTGGAACCCGCTCGTCCTGCGGAAGGAGGGGGAGCGGGGCGGGGGTCCGGTGTGGGGAGCAAGGACAAAGCGGGGCCGCTCGGGGAGGGGGCGCAGCCGGACCTGCGCTTTGTTAGATCACGGGCGCGGCCGGCGGAGGACCGACCGGGGGCGGGGGCACGGCAGCCGCGGGGTCATCGTCCCGGAACGCGCGGGTGAGGCGCGGTCGGTCCGGGCGGGGACGAGATGCGAGGCAGCGCTCACTGAGGCGGCATGACCGCTCGGAGCTACAAGCCGCCGGACCGTTCCCGACCCACGGTTCCGCCGGTTCCGCCGCGCGACCCGGCCGGGGGCGTAACCCCAGCCGCTAGCGACCCACGCTGCACCGCCCACCGCGCGGAGCCCTGACGTCACGTGGCCTGGCAGGCCCCGCGCCCCGCCCGCCGCTCCGCGCACGCGCGCCTCGGGCCGGCTCTGACGCGCGCCTCGGGCCGGCTCCGGCGCGCGCCGGGTCATACTCCGCGCCGGGCTTTGGCGCCGACTCGCGTGCGTAGCGCACGGCGTCGCGCTCCTCGTGCGTGCGTGCGGGGTGGCGTTTCCGGCGAGGCGGTGGCTGGACGCGCCGCGGCCCAAGATGGACGCGCCGGCGCTGCTCGCCGCTGCAGCCCCGGCCCCACGCGGACCCCAGCTCGGCGGCGGCCCCGGCCGGACCCGCAGAACCCCGGGCTCAGCGCACCgccggctgctgctgctgcgggACCCAGAGGACGGCGCGCAGGGGCCGCGGCGCGGGGAGGCCCGGCCGGCGGGCCCCGGCGGCGGCGACTCCTTCGTGGTGCTGCTGGAAGTGGCGCGCGGCGCGGCCGAAGCCCCGGGGCGGCGGGAGACCGAGCCCCAGCCCGGCGCCGCCGCGAGCCCGGCCGGCCGCCCTGCGCAGGTCCCCGGCGCCGCGCCTCTCGTGGGCCCCCGGGCCGCCGGCGGCCAGGACCTGCTGGTGCACCTGGAGCGTGGCGTCCTCGCGCTGGCCGCGCCGTCCCGGCGTCCGCCGCCCGGCCAGGAGGCCGCCAGCCCGGCAGGGGCCCGCCGCGCGTCCGCCGGCCCCGGCTACCGCTGCCCCGAGCCGCAGTGCGCGCTCGCCTTCGCCAAGAAGCACCAGCTCCAGGTGCACCTGCTGACGCACGGCGGCGGCCAGGGCCGGCGGCCCTTCAAGTGCCCGCTGGACGGCTGCGGCTGGGCCTTCACCACGTCGTACAAGCTCAAGCGGCACTTGCAGTCGCACGACAAGCTGCGGCCTTTCGGCTGCCCGGTGGGCGGCTGCGGCAAGAAGTTCACCACCGTGTACAACCTCAGGGCGCACATGAAGGGCCACGAGCAGGAGAGCCTGTTTAAGTGCGAGGTCTGCGCCGAGCGCTTCCCCACGCACGCCAAGCTCAGCTCGCACCAGCGCAGCCACTTCGAGCCCGAGCGGCCCTACAAGTGCGACTTCCCCGGTGAGCGGCGCCGGCGGGGCCTGGAGACGGGAGTTTGAGGCAGGTCTCGTCACTTAGAAAAGCTCCGTCCGGCGTGTAGGCGCGTGCCCCGGGCTGCAGGGACGCAGGGCCACGCGGCCCAGGCGAGGCCTTAAGGCGCCGAGGGGATGATCGCGGAGGTGCGGTGCACCCACTATTGTGACGTTGAAAGCGTTGTTTCCTTCGGGCTTCACAGTTGCGTAAAGTTCTGAAAGTCGTCCTTATCTTCAGACGGAGAGACTCTGGGCAGGTGGATGCTGTGGGCGGAGGGGTCTTTCTCTGCTGTGAGTGCCCTGAGCTCTCTACCGGGATAGGCAGCTCTAGCTGCTCTCGGGGGGAATGTGTGTCTGCACGAGAGAAGGTTCCCGCCTGGGAAGGAGGGGCTGCGGTGCGGGGGCCACGCTGCAGAGCCAAGGCTGGGAATGGGGGCGGTGGGgcgggctgggggcagggtgccCGAGGGCCTCCCAGGTGCCCTTCCTTAAAAGAGAAGCGCGAGTGTGTGCCCGGCGACCCTGTTGATGCGTCATGGACGCGGAGTGCGCTCCTTAGAATGTATGTTATGAAGTGCACTCACGTGTGGGCTTTTGAAAGGGCGGAAGAAAATTCACGTGCTACCAGGTTCCCGTGTTTTCTTCCCACGTGCCCTGGCCTGTCCTGTGCACCCCGTCTCCGTGGAGAGCATGGCTGTAGGCCGCTGATTCCGAACGCTTGGTCCTGCACTCGGAATCTGGCGGCGGTCTGCGGACCGCCCTCTAGTAAAAAGCTCAGGGACATCCTTCTGAGCAGCGTAGTACCAGGAGGACCGGGGTCCAGCCTGCTTCTGGGCACGGTGTCACCCTGGGGGTTTTGAGGTGAATGGTACGCGGGGTGTTGGTTTGAGGTGGGCGGGAGCAGGAGAGGGACCAGGGAAGCTGCGTGAATGTTCCGGACCGGAGGGTCCTGAGGGGTGACCCAGGTAGACGCAGTGGGGCGCTGAGGAGGCTCCAGTGGGAAGGATTGCGAGCTGGGCTGGGAGGCTTGACTGTCGGGTGGGGGAGGGTGCTTCTTGCTGAGCCTGTTCAGACCTCCCTGTCGGAGTGTGGGAAGGCACCTAGGCCCGGAGTAAGGCATGGCTGGGGCTGCTGGGCACAGACAGGTTGACGCCCGAGAGGAGGCTTGGAAGGCATTCAGGAAGATCAGCGTTTCCCGGTTACGTGTCGCTGTGAAAAGTGGGGTTCCCTGGGCTGTCCTGCAGAGTGCTGTGCGCCCCTGGCAGCACCATAAAGGCTCTGAGGAGCGCTGCAGCGCAGACTCCTGGTCAGCGTCTCGTAGCCTCGTGTTTTCTGCCCTGTTTGAGCACTGAACCTTTCTGTCAAAGGAGAGCTAGTGATGTGCAAAGTCTGGTGGCTCAGCCGGGGTCGACGATGCAGGTGGTGgaaaaaggccatgtgagcaaaGATGACCCCAGTGACCCTTGACAGAGCAGGGAACCCCCAGGAAATGGAccaaagggagagagaagcacGCTGCCAGAGGCCGGGCTGCCAGCCTCCAAGGACGTCCAGGGGATGTTTACGAGGGTGGGGGATGCGGCCTCACTCTCACAGGTGAAAAAGTCCCAGGTGTTACTGCAGTCGTTTGCAGCCCTTCCAAGCTCAGCCCGACCAGGCGGAATCTTGTTCCTTAGTCTCTGATTTCTCTCGTTGGGTTTCTGGTCTCACATGGGTGACCTGGGCAGTTGAGTCCCCACCGTGTCCACAGGGTCTGAGCTACAGAACTGGGGGCACAGCTGTGCTGGAGGACTTTCTCTTGATCTGGTGCTgtgtctcccggtcacatggggACAGGTGGCCTGTGTGCACCGTGGGCTGCTGCTTTCGCTGCGAAGGTTTTCACTGTCTGGAGATGCTCCTCAGTCGTCGTCCTCTGCATCTGCCCCCGTGCACGCAGCGCCCTGGGGTGGCGACTGGTTGAGCTGAGTTGTGTGATTCTCGTCACGCCGGTGAGCAGGGTTTGTGTTTTCTCTGTTCAGGCTGTGAGAAGACGTTCATCACGGTGAGCGCTCTGTTCTCCCATAACCGGGCCCACTTCAGGGAACAGGAACTCTTTTCTTGCTCCTTCCCTGGATGCAGCAAACAGTATGACAAAGCCTGTCGTCTGAAGATCCACCTGAGAAGCCACACAGGTGAGAATCCGGGGGCGCCTGGAACCCCTCTGCCGCCGGCGCAGCTCACGTTTGTAATCACGTGGTGtgattctcttttcctttctaagGCGAAAGACCTTTCATCTGTGACTCTGACAGCTGTGGCTGGACCTTCACCAGCATGTCTAAGCTCCTGAGGCACAAAAGGTAATCTTTATGTTTTGGTTGAACTGTCAGTTTTGAAAACAGGTGAGTTGTTTGTTAGTAGTAGAAGCCTATGGGTGGAATAATCTTTGGATTTCTTTAagttataaaaaacaaaccaacgtGGATAACTTGGAAAATTCAGAAACCTTGTAAGAAGAAAACCACACAGGGTCTGATCCCCCAGAGTCAGTGTTTTCTGTGTGTACTTGTTTTTGAGTTTAACTGGTATACTTAATATgcaatttgatatttaaaaaaaaattaaggttatAGAGTAAGGCTTCGTCGTGTCTTTACAAACTTCCCGCGGCAGTGATGACGCCTTGGAGGACTGGGCCTCTGTGCAGGTGACACTCGGCGCCTGGCCTGTGTCCCTTGTTCGGCCTCTCAGCAGCTGTGACACTGAAGCTCTTGTTCTcctgtttttgtttcgttttgttttatacatttatttatttttatttatctttggctgcgttgggtcttcattgctgcgtgcaggctttctctagttgcggcgagcaggggcttctcattgtggtgcgtggccttctctttgtggtggcttctcttgttgccgagcacgggctctaggtgcgcaggcttcagtagttgcagcccgtgggctcagaagttgtggctcgcgggctctagagcacaggctcagtagttgtggtgcatgggcttagttgctccacagcatgtgggatcctcccagaccggggatcgaacccatgtcccctgcatcggcaggcagattcttagccgctgcgccaccagggaagccccttgttctCCTGTTCTGCATTGGGAGCCAGGGAGGTTGGGTGGTTCGTCTGTACTTGCCCAGCTGGGATCTGAGGTGTCTACTTAGaaaaaggctgtgtgtgtgtgaggtggtGTCCCTTGCGGTGTGGACAGCCTGTGTAGGAGCGGGGTTGCTGAGCGGCGGAAGCGGCTTCATCAGGGTCTCTGGGAGGCTGCTCATCCTGAACGGAATGCTCTGCTTGTGAGTGGTCACTGCCTGTTGCTCTCTGTCCCGCAGGAAGCACGATGAGGACCGCCGCTTCCCCTGCCCCGTCGAGGGCTGCGGGAAGTCGTTCACCAGGGCCGAGCACCTCAAGGGCCACAGCGTCACCCACCTGGGCACCAAGCCCTTCGCGTGTCCCGTGGAAGGTAGGTGTGAGCTGGCCCCACGGCCGCCTGGACGCTATGCGTGGAAGTTGCTTCGAGGTGCGTCGTGTCAACTGCGCCGTGAGGTGGGCTCGGCTGGTTTTAGCCGGTGGCCGGGTCTTGGGAGCAGTGTGTCGGAAAGAGCAGATTCAGAGTGAGGCCGCGGGACTGGGCCCTGCGGGGGCGCTCTGCTGAGTCCCCTCTGGGTTTGACGGTTGTGAGGACCCACTGACGGAACGTGTGAAGAAAGCCCATTTCGGCACGTGGCGCGTGTCTCGGACTCCGTAGCCGTGGCTCCTCACGCTGGGACTGGACAGCAGTGAAGCCGGGCTGGCGTTTTAGAGGCGCGATTCCGGGACGGAGGGCCGGGTCCCTCGGGCTGTGAAGTTGAACGCTGGCTCCGCCCTCCCTGAATCAGTGACCTCAGGCAaggctctctgggcttcagtttcctcacctggagaAGGGGATACCAAAGACCCACTTCCAGCTGAGCAGTTTCTGGAACGTAGCCCAGGTGGTCTAATCAGACACAGGCCCGCCTCTCCCCAGGGCTCCGGTTGGGGCCACAGGTACGCGGCTAACGTGCAGGGTGCTTGGCGCACAGAGGAGGTCACCCAGAGGgttcttggggtgggggaggcagaagGGCCGGTGTGGGCAGCAGGCTGAGGGCTCTAGGCGGGGTGATGGGGCCACAGTGGAGGTTTAGGCTGAGTCTGGGGTCCTGGGCAGATGGGCCGGTGCCTGGGCAGGCGCTGGGAAGGGAGGGACGGCGTAGACGGCAGAGGCGGGAGTTAGAATGCATGGTGCCTGGCGAGGGTTCAGGAGTGGATGCTGTGGAGGGGCTGGCGGCTGGGTCAGCGTCTCAGTTGAGACGGGGACACGGGGCACAGGCAGGAGGTGGGTGCGGACGCGCTGCGTTCCAGGTGCCCGCGGGCTTTGCTGACAGATGCTCGGGAGGCGGCGCAGGTGCTGCTGGGGCCTGAGAAGCGGGCTGGGGGCGGGACAGGTGCCGCGAAGGCGCCTGCGTgcggctcccagccctgcctcttctCTGCTTCTGTCCAGTGGGGCTGGTGGGGGCCCAGCTGGTCAGGGAGTTTAATTAAGGGCTGAGAGGACATCAGTAACCTGCCGCTGCCGGCAGGTCGAGCCCTGGGAACTGCCCTGCGTGCGGGTGGGCAAGCAGAGGGCGCGccgggaggggcctgaggaggacGCGAGGGGCCAGGTGGGCACTGGGCCAAGAGAACACCAAGTTTGGGAAAGGAGGCAAGTGGGCCGGTGCGAGGAGGAGCTGAGGGGCCGCGGGCGGCTGGAGAGACCTGGGGGGGGGGGCCTAAATCCTGCGGCGATGGCGGCGGCGGGTGGGCGGGGCGAGGCTTCCCTCCTTCTCGAGGGGATTGAGGCaaagaggaaggggcagggctggcGACGGAGGAGGCAGGATTTTCCTTTTGGTAAGTGCGTCCTTGAGAGCTCTGCGCAGGTCTGACATAGAGGGTGACCGGCAGCGCTTGGTCAAGGGGGCGGCGGTGAAGGCGGGCTGGCGGAGGCATCCCAGAATCCTTTGTCACACTTGCTGAGAGCTGACAGTTCTTGAGTCTGGGTGATTTCACCATTTTCTCTGGTTTTGTAGGCGTTTGGAACATTCTTAATAAGTTAAGAAGCCGCCACTCGCCGCCGTTCCCGTAGTAGtagcaggaggaggagaggatgggGAGTGCAGCCAGCAGCGAGTGTGGACGGGGGCGGCCTGAGGGCGGCGTGTGCCTGGTggggcttctctgggcctccagcctGCCGTGGAGCCCACGGAATGTGGGTGCGAGCTGGGCAGACTCCTGAGGAGCTGGGGTTTGGAGGGAAGTCTGTCTTTGACAAGTTGCTTCTGCCCTTCCCCTTGCGGGGTGGTAACGTGGTAGAAATGTGTGGGGCTGTGTGTGAATATCCTTAATTTGTAAAGCAGTAACGCAAGTTTCAATAGATTATGTTGTAATTAGGAAAACGTAGTCGTTGACACACATGATAAAATGGTCATACTTCTGATCatcaaaggaaatacaaattaaaatgataccTGCGTTGTTCCCTGTTGAATTCGCAAGTATCTCTACAAGTAGAAACTCTGCTGGCGGCAGCATGGTGACGTCCCTGTGGTGGTCGACCCCGCCCTCGGGAAGTCTCTGTGAGGGTCCCAgctgggagggggtgtggagCACACGTGGCGACAGGGCCCCCGGGGGCAAGACCAGAGATGTCTCTTCTCTGTTGTCTTTCCCAAGTGCCCTGTCCTGAGCCTGACCTGAGCCTGACCTGGCAAACGGGTGTGAAGTTTTGTTTGAAAATGAAATCAGTTCAGAACTGCTCTCAGGGGTAGCAGAGCCCTTACTGCCGTGGCCGTTTCCTCTCTGCGTAGCCTCTTTTCCTGCAGTAGCCCTCCTCCGGCCCCCATCGACCCCGT from Delphinus delphis chromosome 10, mDelDel1.2, whole genome shotgun sequence carries:
- the ZXDC gene encoding zinc finger protein ZXDC isoform X5; amino-acid sequence: MDAPALLAAAAPAPRGPQLGGGPGRTRRTPGSAHRRLLLLRDPEDGAQGPRRGEARPAGPGGGDSFVVLLEVARGAAEAPGRRETEPQPGAAASPAGRPAQVPGAAPLVGPRAAGGQDLLVHLERGVLALAAPSRRPPPGQEAASPAGARRASAGPGYRCPEPQCALAFAKKHQLQVHLLTHGGGQGRRPFKCPLDGCGWAFTTSYKLKRHLQSHDKLRPFGCPVGGCGKKFTTVYNLRAHMKGHEQESLFKCEVCAERFPTHAKLSSHQRSHFEPERPYKCDFPGCEKTFITVSALFSHNRAHFREQELFSCSFPGCSKQYDKACRLKIHLRSHTGERPFICDSDSCGWTFTSMSKLLRHKRKHDEDRRFPCPVEGCGKSFTRAEHLKGHSVTHLGTKPFACPVEGCCARFSARSSLYIHSKKHLQDVAATKSRCPVSSCHRLFASKHSVKAHVIRQHHRHPDLFPPLGAPSALAPSSDLSSPGQSEFSSVDLAVLFSDTPGDSGGAPRTSDEALRTGILTVDVTSLCDVGQPGVCEPRRRVAKGPQEGGGSARTDSRAIQLAKEKKQRGAGSHTGAAGPALSTGEGDVPAGPGAWLWGSLAVPGVALPCVQVQLLQVRARELSCPILHPSCPSLPTHSPCPAPLQPALCTPSRSCLRSCSHTADNWQCVWLLVLPGPRTWLLSSRGRVKAACSSCARMHPEEVACVEMVLSLFLSYFLCRTEALRAGLATSWAAPGPLGTCSCGCSHLRGSGDTVTFSLAFQGLEDDLEGFWERGGLNAEDVWL
- the ZXDC gene encoding zinc finger protein ZXDC isoform X6, translated to MDAPALLAAAAPAPRGPQLGGGPGRTRRTPGSAHRRLLLLRDPEDGAQGPRRGEARPAGPGGGDSFVVLLEVARGAAEAPGRRETEPQPGAAASPAGRPAQVPGAAPLVGPRAAGGQDLLVHLERGVLALAAPSRRPPPGQEAASPAGARRASAGPGYRCPEPQCALAFAKKHQLQVHLLTHGGGQGRRPFKCPLDGCGWAFTTSYKLKRHLQSHDKLRPFGCPVGGCGKKFTTVYNLRAHMKGHEQESLFKCEVCAERFPTHAKLSSHQRSHFEPERPYKCDFPGCEKTFITVSALFSHNRAHFREQELFSCSFPGCSKQYDKACRLKIHLRSHTGERPFICDSDSCGWTFTSMSKLLRHKRKHDEDRRFPCPVEGCGKSFTRAEHLKGHSVTHLGTKPFACPVEGCCARFSARSSLYIHSKKHLQDVAATKSRCPVSSCHRLFASKHSVKAHVIRQHHRHPDLFPPLGAPSALAPSSDLSSPGQSEFSSVDLAVLFSDTPGDSGGAPRTSDEALRTGILTVDVTSVSASLGGGLPASQAASGPMGPLVLVAHSDVPLGPDRPLVLGTAATVLQQGSLAAGDVQAVDPGALGCLVALPMKSLSRDPQALTSASGPQGDSSAPELLVPIKVEPDSAPDPDAVRQQAWSGGAPQPVESSPAEELGPRKDAGLGAGTGGFYLV
- the ZXDC gene encoding zinc finger protein ZXDC isoform X4, which gives rise to MDAPALLAAAAPAPRGPQLGGGPGRTRRTPGSAHRRLLLLRDPEDGAQGPRRGEARPAGPGGGDSFVVLLEVARGAAEAPGRRETEPQPGAAASPAGRPAQVPGAAPLVGPRAAGGQDLLVHLERGVLALAAPSRRPPPGQEAASPAGARRASAGPGYRCPEPQCALAFAKKHQLQVHLLTHGGGQGRRPFKCPLDGCGWAFTTSYKLKRHLQSHDKLRPFGCPVGGCGKKFTTVYNLRAHMKGHEQESLFKCEVCAERFPTHAKLSSHQRSHFEPERPYKCDFPGCEKTFITVSALFSHNRAHFREQELFSCSFPGCSKQYDKACRLKIHLRSHTGERPFICDSDSCGWTFTSMSKLLRHKRKHDEDRRFPCPVEGCGKSFTRAEHLKGHSVTHLGTKPFACPVEGCCARFSARSSLYIHSKKHLQDVAATKSRCPVSSCHRLFASKHSVKAHVIRQHHRHPDLFPPLGAPSALAPSSDLSSPGQSEFSSVDLAVLFSDTPGDSGGAPRTSDEALRTGILTVDVTSVSASLGGGLPASQAASGPMGPLVLVAHSDVPLGPDRPLVLGTAATVLQQGSLAAGDVQAVDPGALGCLVALPMKSLSRDPQALTSASGPQGDSSAPELLVPIKVEPDSAPDPDAVRQQAWSGGAPQPVESSPAEELGPRKDAGLGAGTGGFYLLCDVGQPGVCEPRRRVAKGPQEGGGSARTDSRAIQLAKEKKQRGAGSHTGAAGPALSTGEGDVPAGPGAWLWGSLAVPGVALPCVQVQLLQEVLPAAGGATGPEDMWSSGSTVGLWALQ